The following are from one region of the Rhodopirellula sp. P2 genome:
- the lpxD gene encoding UDP-3-O-(3-hydroxymyristoyl)glucosamine N-acyltransferase, whose amino-acid sequence MASSNGLSLQEIADLVGGQLLDFSDCTPNNSDSSQDAAQGKSPSDETSAMICTGAAPPVEAGPQEITLIDHANHVDQLSKSNAFAVIAPEYVAASPIRLQILVGDPHAAFTQVVSHFRPALGNSMPVSGIDPTAKIDPSSDVHPSAVIGADVEIGPGCYIAPGVTIAAGCQVGAHCTLHPNVTLYAYSQLGERVTLHAGTVVGAHGFGYKMVDGRHVPTAQLGYVVIENDVEVGASSTIDRGTYGATRIGEGTKIDNQVMIAHNCQIGRHNLLCSQVGIAGSCTTGDYVVLAGQVGLKDHIALADGVIVGAQAGVMDDLAPNQVYLGSPATPQRDQMQIMAVQRKLPEMRRDLKRLTQQLNRLSAAAENQPADAGHRKAA is encoded by the coding sequence ATGGCGTCTTCCAATGGACTGTCTCTGCAAGAAATCGCCGACTTGGTTGGCGGTCAATTGCTCGATTTCAGCGATTGCACCCCAAACAACTCCGATTCGTCGCAGGACGCCGCGCAGGGGAAATCTCCCAGCGACGAAACCTCTGCGATGATTTGCACGGGTGCCGCTCCTCCGGTCGAAGCGGGGCCTCAAGAAATCACGCTGATTGATCACGCCAATCACGTGGACCAATTGTCGAAAAGCAACGCGTTCGCGGTCATTGCTCCGGAATACGTCGCCGCGTCTCCCATTCGGCTGCAAATTTTGGTGGGTGATCCTCACGCAGCCTTCACTCAAGTGGTCAGCCACTTTCGTCCTGCCCTGGGCAACTCGATGCCAGTCAGCGGGATCGACCCGACTGCCAAGATTGACCCGAGCAGCGACGTGCATCCTTCGGCTGTCATCGGTGCGGACGTTGAAATTGGTCCCGGTTGCTACATTGCACCGGGAGTCACCATCGCGGCGGGATGCCAGGTCGGTGCCCATTGCACACTGCACCCCAACGTGACGCTCTACGCGTACAGCCAACTCGGCGAACGCGTCACCTTGCACGCCGGCACCGTCGTGGGGGCACATGGCTTTGGATACAAAATGGTCGATGGACGCCACGTGCCCACCGCGCAGCTTGGGTATGTCGTGATCGAAAATGATGTGGAAGTGGGAGCCAGTTCGACGATCGATCGTGGCACTTATGGCGCCACACGAATTGGTGAAGGCACGAAGATCGACAATCAAGTCATGATCGCTCACAACTGCCAAATCGGTCGTCACAACCTATTGTGCAGCCAAGTCGGGATCGCAGGGAGCTGCACGACCGGCGACTACGTTGTCCTGGCCGGACAAGTCGGATTGAAAGACCACATCGCGTTGGCGGATGGCGTGATCGTGGGTGCTCAAGCCGGTGTGATGGATGACCTGGCACCCAACCAAGTTTACTTGGGTTCACCCGCCACCCCCCAACGCGATCAGATGCAGATCATGGCCGTCCAGCGCAAACTGCCTGAGATGCGTCGCGATCTCAAACGATTGACGCAACAACTCAACCGGTTGTCCGCCGCTGCCGAAAATCAGCCAGCAGACGCTGGCCATCGAAAAGCTGCCTGA